From the genome of Winogradskyella forsetii, one region includes:
- a CDS encoding glycosyltransferase family 4 protein, protein MKNKTKNLLIISLAPTILKDGKYWSYSPYVNEMDVWFKYADEQRILAPFSYPEDVLIKPFSTATIERYYIPFFAFNSLFNILKALLFMPFIVFQMIRAMAWADHIHLRCPANVSLVASFVQILFPWKNKSTKYAGNWDPNSNQPWTYRLQQAILRNTFLTQNMKVLVYGDWPGETANVYPFISATYYDSERVPLHAKNYSKELVFVFAGMLVPGKRPLMTIQFIEQLNKQGISSRLEMFGDGPLMSDMKTYVEEHSLGKHIILRGNQDKTIVKAALLDSHFNILLSKSEGWPKAVAEGMFFGCIPVATSVSCVGWMMGHGSRGIIVKPKLESAINEFIKVFNSADLNEMARCAMDWSQKYTFNRLEGDIKDVLNGTFESRI, encoded by the coding sequence ATGAAGAATAAAACGAAAAATTTATTAATCATATCGTTAGCTCCAACCATATTGAAAGATGGGAAATATTGGTCGTATTCACCTTATGTTAATGAAATGGATGTTTGGTTTAAGTATGCTGATGAGCAGCGCATATTAGCACCATTTTCATATCCTGAAGATGTTTTAATCAAACCATTTAGTACAGCCACTATTGAGCGGTATTATATTCCTTTTTTTGCATTTAATTCTCTTTTTAATATTCTGAAAGCATTACTGTTTATGCCTTTTATTGTGTTTCAAATGATTAGAGCTATGGCTTGGGCAGACCATATTCATTTACGATGTCCTGCAAATGTGAGTTTAGTAGCTAGTTTTGTTCAAATATTATTTCCATGGAAAAATAAATCAACAAAATATGCGGGAAATTGGGATCCAAACAGTAATCAACCATGGACTTACCGTTTACAACAAGCCATCCTAAGAAATACGTTTTTAACGCAAAACATGAAAGTTTTAGTTTATGGCGATTGGCCAGGAGAAACTGCTAATGTATATCCTTTTATTTCTGCAACGTATTATGATTCGGAACGTGTTCCATTACATGCGAAAAATTATTCTAAAGAATTGGTGTTCGTATTTGCAGGTATGTTGGTGCCGGGAAAACGTCCACTGATGACAATTCAATTTATAGAGCAATTGAACAAACAAGGTATTTCATCACGTTTGGAGATGTTTGGTGATGGACCTTTAATGTCAGATATGAAAACCTACGTAGAAGAACATAGCTTAGGTAAACATATCATATTGAGAGGCAACCAAGATAAAACTATTGTGAAAGCAGCCTTGTTAGATTCACATTTTAATATTTTATTATCTAAGAGTGAAGGTTGGCCTAAAGCTGTAGCCGAAGGCATGTTTTTTGGCTGTATTCCAGTAGCAACTTCGGTATCCTGTGTGGGTTGGATGATGGGTCATGGTAGTCGCGGAATTATCGTTAAACCAAAATTGGAATCTGCAATTAATGAGTTTATTAAGGTTTTTAATTCCGCCGATTTAAACGAGATGGCAAGGTGCGCTATGGATTGGTCCCAAAAATATACGTTTAATCGTTTGGAAGGGGATATTAAAGATGTTTTAAACGGGACATTTGAGAGTAGAATATAA
- a CDS encoding sulfotransferase family protein: MKPSTEFLLGLRRRLFSKPKTKVFVIGFHKTGTSSMGRALQLLGYRVCGSLKEGIDLDKIKIAPKSFLLKNTHGVLETYDAFQDTPWFLMYKELYYTFPNAKFILTIRDEDQWIKSVQKHFGKNSFQYHDYIYKSNDAFANEKHYREIYNKHNIACKAFFSENKKNLLVIDLQKDVNKWELMCNYLNVKQPIVNFPYANKANYSSKWSSKLKKKIKKFYYKK; the protein is encoded by the coding sequence ATGAAGCCTTCTACTGAGTTTCTATTAGGACTTAGAAGGCGGCTTTTTTCAAAACCTAAAACTAAAGTATTTGTAATTGGCTTTCATAAAACAGGTACATCGTCAATGGGTAGGGCGTTACAATTATTAGGCTATCGCGTTTGTGGTAGTTTAAAAGAGGGCATAGATTTAGATAAGATTAAAATAGCACCGAAATCCTTTTTATTGAAAAATACACATGGTGTTTTAGAAACGTATGACGCTTTTCAAGATACGCCATGGTTTTTAATGTATAAAGAATTATATTATACATTTCCAAATGCTAAATTTATACTAACAATAAGAGATGAAGATCAGTGGATAAAAAGTGTTCAGAAGCATTTTGGTAAGAATTCATTTCAATATCACGATTACATTTATAAAAGTAACGATGCCTTTGCAAATGAAAAACATTACAGGGAAATCTACAACAAACATAATATTGCCTGTAAAGCATTTTTTTCCGAAAACAAAAAAAATCTTTTAGTCATAGATTTACAAAAGGATGTTAATAAATGGGAATTGATGTGTAACTATTTGAATGTGAAGCAACCTATTGTTAATTTTCCTTATGCTAATAAGGCTAATTACAGTTCTAAATGGTCTTCCAAATTAAAGAAGAAAATTAAAAAATTTTATTACAAAAAGTAA
- a CDS encoding glycosyltransferase, whose product MRVLQLIDSLEAGGAERMAVNLANALRTKIEASYICTTRAEGLLKNALHDEVGYLFLKRTKTIDFSALKRLIRFIKKEQITVVHAHASSYFMGTLLKLAYPKVNFVWHDHYGNSEFLDQRPKQILKWCSRTFKAIITVNAKLAIWDKQHLNCKTVEFLPNFVVSNEAKPQTKLNGKQGKRILCLANLRPQKDHNTLLKAFKKINEQFPDWTLHCVGKDFEDSYSTEIKVLAEELELEQNVFFYGSCEDTQQIISQVDIGVLSSKSEGLPLALLEYGQGGLAVVATNVGDCDLVISEKAYGCLVPATNINALANAITSYIEHNAIRMQTGVALQSIVASSFSEEASVKRILAIYA is encoded by the coding sequence ATGCGTGTATTGCAATTGATAGATAGTTTGGAAGCTGGTGGAGCCGAACGCATGGCGGTGAACTTGGCCAATGCACTGCGAACAAAAATAGAAGCCTCGTATATATGTACGACTCGGGCAGAAGGTCTCTTAAAAAACGCATTGCATGATGAAGTTGGTTATTTATTTTTAAAGCGTACTAAGACTATAGACTTTTCGGCGTTAAAACGGTTGATTCGCTTTATTAAAAAGGAACAAATTACAGTGGTGCATGCTCACGCTTCTTCCTATTTTATGGGGACTTTATTAAAATTGGCATACCCTAAAGTGAATTTCGTTTGGCACGATCATTATGGCAATAGCGAATTTTTGGATCAACGACCAAAGCAGATTTTAAAATGGTGCTCAAGGACTTTTAAAGCTATTATTACAGTTAATGCAAAATTGGCGATTTGGGATAAACAACATTTAAACTGTAAAACAGTTGAATTTTTACCAAATTTTGTAGTCTCTAATGAAGCTAAACCTCAGACAAAACTCAACGGTAAGCAAGGCAAGCGTATATTGTGTTTGGCGAATTTACGTCCACAAAAGGATCATAACACATTATTGAAAGCTTTTAAAAAAATCAATGAACAGTTCCCGGATTGGACCTTGCATTGCGTAGGAAAGGATTTTGAGGATAGTTATTCCACAGAAATTAAAGTATTGGCTGAGGAATTAGAGTTGGAACAGAACGTATTTTTTTATGGGAGTTGTGAGGATACCCAACAGATAATCTCGCAAGTGGACATAGGCGTCTTATCCTCTAAATCCGAAGGTTTGCCATTAGCCTTATTAGAATATGGACAAGGTGGATTAGCAGTGGTGGCAACCAATGTAGGGGATTGTGATTTAGTGATCAGTGAAAAAGCTTATGGCTGTTTGGTTCCTGCAACCAATATAAATGCCTTGGCAAATGCAATAACTTCATATATTGAACATAATGCAATAAGAATGCAGACTGGAGTTGCTTTACAATCCATTGTTGCAAGTTCCTTTTCAGAAGAGGCTAGTGTAAAGCGCATATTAGCAATATATGCTTAA
- a CDS encoding O-antigen ligase family protein, with product MTRTQTHKKRYHFTNDLYVALVLLHLLIGVGIYSIPQFSKLYFTIVSIFFIGKVLLSSKASKTMWVLFGCAYMAAAESLFRMTGGGLFYEFSKYYIILLVLIGMFFTGVSGKSYPYFIYLILLVPSVLVASTTLGYDLNFRKSVAFVLSGPVCLGASALYCYSKKITQEQLLQILAYMTFPVLTMMVYLFLYNPSVRQVLQGTGSNFEASGGYGPNQVATLLGLGMVALIVRYFLKSPTLFLKVFNLVLLGLVTFRGLVTFSRGGIFTAIIMIFGFLVVLYGTSKYKRRQQIIGSVFILAIGVVITWSITANQTDGLIENRYANQDATGREKSDLSTGRVDLFMNEIEGFLRHPFFGVGANGMKQVRLEEEGKIIASHNEVSRLFSEHGIFGVIILILLIFTPLVYRSKHKGNLLFYSFLIFWFATINHSAMRIAAPGFIYGLALLNVTHEKKRLIYRKRTIQQ from the coding sequence ATGACCAGAACTCAAACCCATAAAAAGCGCTATCATTTTACTAATGACCTGTACGTCGCTTTGGTATTGCTTCATCTACTTATAGGTGTGGGGATTTATTCCATTCCTCAATTTTCTAAGCTTTATTTTACTATAGTTTCTATATTTTTCATAGGCAAGGTATTGTTGTCTTCGAAGGCCTCAAAAACAATGTGGGTATTATTTGGCTGTGCGTATATGGCGGCTGCCGAGTCGTTATTTAGGATGACAGGTGGTGGCTTGTTCTATGAATTTTCTAAATATTACATCATTTTATTGGTGCTTATAGGAATGTTTTTTACAGGAGTATCAGGTAAGAGTTACCCATATTTTATCTATCTTATTTTATTGGTGCCTTCAGTATTGGTAGCTTCTACTACCTTAGGCTATGATTTAAACTTTAGAAAATCCGTTGCTTTTGTATTGAGCGGTCCTGTTTGTTTGGGTGCTTCAGCCTTATACTGTTATAGTAAAAAAATAACACAGGAACAATTATTACAGATATTGGCTTACATGACTTTTCCAGTACTTACCATGATGGTGTATCTGTTTTTGTATAACCCGAGTGTAAGACAGGTACTGCAAGGTACAGGTTCAAATTTTGAAGCTTCAGGAGGCTATGGACCTAATCAGGTTGCAACTTTATTAGGTTTGGGCATGGTCGCTTTAATAGTGCGCTATTTTTTGAAGTCGCCAACATTATTTTTAAAAGTCTTTAACTTAGTATTATTAGGCTTAGTAACTTTTAGGGGTTTGGTTACCTTTAGTCGAGGTGGTATATTTACTGCTATAATAATGATTTTTGGATTTTTGGTAGTACTTTATGGTACCTCAAAATATAAAAGGCGCCAACAAATTATAGGTTCAGTTTTTATATTAGCTATTGGTGTTGTGATTACTTGGTCAATAACGGCCAACCAAACGGATGGTTTAATTGAAAATCGTTACGCTAATCAAGATGCAACAGGAAGAGAAAAATCCGATCTTTCTACAGGTAGGGTAGATTTATTCATGAATGAAATCGAAGGTTTTTTAAGACATCCCTTTTTTGGCGTTGGTGCAAACGGTATGAAACAAGTGCGACTGGAAGAAGAAGGGAAAATAATTGCATCTCATAATGAAGTAAGCCGATTGTTTTCGGAACATGGTATTTTTGGTGTTATCATTCTGATATTACTTATTTTTACACCACTGGTGTATAGAAGCAAGCATAAAGGGAATTTATTGTTTTATTCGTTTCTGATTTTTTGGTTTGCAACCATTAATCACTCAGCCATGCGTATCGCTGCTCCTGGATTTATTTATGGTTTGGCTTTATTAAATGTAACTCATGAAAAAAAACGTCTTATATATAGGAAACGCACTATCCAACAATAG
- a CDS encoding glycosyltransferase family 4 protein, whose product MAILVLEKLIERNYDAELTMVGPDSDGSLIKVKTLAESKQLKIHFTGKLAKSEWLELSKNSNVFINTTNLDNTPLSVIEAMALGLPVVSTNVGGLPYLISDHRDGLLVEPENVNAMVDAIIELNSDENLRSNLVNNARSKVENYDWNIVKHKWETLLS is encoded by the coding sequence ATGGCCATTTTAGTTTTAGAAAAATTAATAGAAAGAAATTATGATGCTGAACTCACCATGGTTGGACCTGATTCAGATGGCTCATTGATAAAAGTTAAGACCTTAGCCGAATCAAAACAGTTAAAAATACATTTTACAGGAAAATTAGCGAAGTCAGAATGGTTAGAACTTTCTAAAAACTCCAATGTTTTTATCAATACTACTAATTTAGATAATACACCACTTAGCGTTATTGAAGCTATGGCACTCGGTTTGCCAGTGGTATCAACCAATGTCGGTGGTTTGCCATATTTAATTTCGGATCATAGAGATGGACTATTGGTTGAACCAGAAAATGTTAATGCCATGGTAGATGCTATTATTGAGTTAAATTCAGACGAAAACCTTAGAAGTAATTTAGTTAATAATGCACGTTCTAAAGTTGAAAATTATGATTGGAATATCGTAAAACACAAATGGGAAACCCTTTTGTCTTAG